A genomic region of Microtus ochrogaster isolate Prairie Vole_2 chromosome 15, MicOch1.0, whole genome shotgun sequence contains the following coding sequences:
- the LOC102001917 gene encoding keratin, type II cuticular Hb1: MTCGFRTGNFSCASACGPRPGRCCISAAPYRGISCYRGLSGGFGSHSVCGGFRSGSCGRSFGYRSGGVCGPTPPCITSVSVNESLLTPLNLEIDPNAQCVKHEEKEQIKCLNSRFAAFIDKVRFLEQQNKLLETKWQFYQNRKCCESNVEPLFEGYIETLRREAECVEADSGRLAAELNHAQEAMEGYKKRYEEEVALRATAENEFVALKKDVDCAYLRKSDLEANAEALTQEIDFLRRLYEEETRILHAHISDTSVIVKMDNSRDLNMDCIVAEIKAQYDDIATRSRAEAESWYRTKCEEMKATVIRHGETLRRTREEINELNRIIQRLTAEIENAKCQNTKLEAAVTQSEQQGEAALTDARCKLSELEAALQKAKQDMACLLKEYQEVMNSKLGLDIEIATYRRLLEGEEQRLCEGVGAVNVCVSSSRGGVVCGDLCVSGSRPVTGSVCSAPCSGNVAVSTGLCAPCGNGSCYQGRC; the protein is encoded by the exons ATGACCTGTGGCTTTCGAACTGGAAACTTCAGCTGCGCCTCAGCCTGCGGGCCCAGGCCTGGCCGCTGCTGCATCTCAGCAGCTCCCTACAGGGGTATCTCCTGCTACCGTGGACTCTCAGGGGGCTTTGGCAGCCACAGTGTCTGTGGAGGCTTCCGCTCTGGCTCCTGTGGACGCAGCTTTGGATACCGCTCTGGAGGCGTCTGCGGGCCCACACCCCCCTGTATCACTAGTGTCTCTGTCAATGAGAGCCTGCTCACGCCCCTCAACCTGGAGATCGACCCCAATGCTCAGTGCGTGAAGCATGAGGAGAAGGAACAGATCAAGTGCCTCAACAGCAGGTTCGCAGCCTTCATCGACAAG GTGCGCTTCCTGGAGCAGCAGAACAAGCTGCTGGAGACCAAGTGGCAGTTCTACCAGAACCGCAAGTGCTGTGAGAGCAACGTGGAGCCGCTGTTCGAGGGCTACATCGAGACCCTGAGGAGGGAGGCTGAGTGTGTGGAGGCTGACAGCGGGAGACTGGCTGCTGAGCTCAACCACGCccaggaggccatggagggctACAAGAAGAG gtaCGAAGAAGAAGTTGCACTCCGGGCCACAGCAGAGAATGAATTTGTGGCTCTGAAGAAG GACGTGGACTGTGCCTACCTGCGCAAGTCGGACTTGGAGGCCAATGcagaagctctgacccaggagaTTGACTTCCTGAGGCGACTGTATGAGGAG gagACCCGAATCCTCCACGCCCACATCTCAGACACCTCTGTCATCGTCAAGATGGACAACAGCAGAGATCTGAACATGGACTGCATCGTGGCTGAGATCAAGGCTCAGTATGATGACATTGCCACCCGCAGCCGGGCAGAGGCCGAGTCCTGGTACCGCACCAAG TGTGAGGAGATGAAGGCCACAGTGATCCGGCACGGGGAGACCCTGCGCCGCACCAGAGAGGAGATCAACGAGCTGAACCGCATCATCCAGAGGCTGACGGCCGAGATTGAGAACGCCAAGTGCCAG AACACCAAGCTGGAGGCTGCAGTGACCCAGTCTGAGCAGCAGGGAGAGGCCGCCCTCACTGATGCCCGCTGCAAGCTTTCTGAGCTGGAGGCTGCCCTACAGAAGGCCAAGCAGGACATGGCCTGCCTGCTCAAGGAGTACCAGGAGGTGATGAACTCCAAGCTGGGCCTGGACATCGAGATCGCCACCTACAGGCGCCTGCTGGAGGGCGAGGAGCAGAG GCTGTGCGAAGGTGTGGGAGCCGTGAATGTCT GTGTCAGCAGCTCTCGTGGTGGAGTTGTGTGTGGggatctgtgtgtgtctggttccCGGCCAGTGACAGGCAGTGTCTGCAGCGCCCCCTGCAGCGGGAATGTGGCAGTGAGCACCGGCCTGTGTGCGCCCTGTGGGAATGGCTCCTGCTACCAGGGGAGGTGTTAG